The following coding sequences lie in one Apium graveolens cultivar Ventura chromosome 1, ASM990537v1, whole genome shotgun sequence genomic window:
- the LOC141718975 gene encoding two-component response regulator 24-like, producing the protein MTSQIGSSNVKKIITCKMTTKKDAKALIVDDDSMAHTLHKHLLSRFGFKTFTAENGKQAIELFRSGEHFDLITMDFQMPVMDGIEATKTLRDMGVDSKILGVSASDKSAVMELFIEAGVDHFFTKPLTLDKLARFFKNI; encoded by the exons ATGACTTCTCAAATAGGAAGTTCAAATGTAAAGAAGATTATTACTTGTAAAATGACCACAAAAAAAGATGCAAAGGCGCTTATTGTTGATGATGATTCAATGGCGCATACACTTCATAAGCATCTTTTGAGTCGATTTGGGTTCAAAACATTTACAGCTGAAAATGGAAAACAAGCCATTGAATTGTTTCGATCTGGAGAACATTTTGATCTCATAACTATGGATTTCCAAATGCCAGTTATGGATGGTATTGAG GCGACCAAAACACTGAGAGATATGGGAGTAGATTCAAAGATACTTGGAGTTAGTGCTTCTGATAAGTCTGCGGTCATGGAATTATTTATAGAAGCTGGCGTAGATCACTTTTTTACTAAGCCTCTAACTCTTGATAAACTTGCTAGGTTTTTCAAGAATATATGA